In the Elusimicrobiota bacterium genome, GTACGGAAGTGATCTAATTCTTTATACGAGAATGAATGAGACTGAAATAAGGAGTGAAGTGATTGATTATTTGTGTGGAAAAGAAAACGAAGGCAGAGTTCTCGATAAAAAAATATTGGAAAACAATAATATTGAAATCAGAATAAATAGAGACGCTTTGAATCCGTTGCAGCAAATATATTATGGAGGAAATGGAATCGAGAAATATTCATCCTATGTAAAGGTTGCCTACGATTTTGATACTCCGAAGCTTTTTTCTGCGTGGAGTCGTTACATTGGGGGAGGCGGAATAATAAAAAAACTAAAGATTGGGGCGCGGTCTGAAGTGCTTGCCGGGACTGGATGTAAAGGTGATAGGTATTAATTTTCAAAAAATCTTATAAAAGGAGGTGAAAAAAATGATAAAAAATTTCTTAAAAGATGAAAGAGGACAGGGAATGACCGAGTATATCCTCATAGTTGCTTTAATTGCAATAGCAGCCATAGTAGTTGTGAGATTGTTTGGGTCACAGATTATGCGCTTGTTCACGGAATCAACTACTAAGCTTGAAGGTGTCCATCCTTAATCTGATTGCCGAATTGATTATTTGTTGATTCTTCGAAAATAAAGGAGGAAAAGCATGGGAAAAAATGTTATTTGGTTCATTTTGGTTATTGTTGTAGGCGCGCTGCTTGGTTCGTTTTTGGGCAAGTTTATAGGTATAGCGATACCTCAGGGGCCAATAAGAGATTTATTCATTGCCGATCTTACTGCGGGATTGAGTCCGGCAACGCTTGATTTGCGAATAATTGAAATTACGCTCGGATGCATGCTGAAAATTAATTTGTTGGCCATTATAGGTATTATTTGCTCAGCGCTTCTTTTTAAAAAGTTCTCAAAATAGTAAATACTCTTTAGCTTAGAAGTCTAATGTTTAGATTGCAAAATAAACATTGACAAAAAGGCGTTTATGTTTTATAGAAGAGGGCTATGGAGGATTTCGCATTAAAAAGGGAACAGCTATCAAAGGAGTTAAATCTCCTGTTATTCTTGCTTCGGTATCGCCGCGCAGAATAGCTCTTCTTAAGCAGTGGGGTTTAAAATTCAAAATAATTCCGAGCCATATTAAGGAACATACTCTGCTTAAGAAACCTTCTTTTATTGTTAAAGAACTGGCCTTAAGAAAAGCTGAATCCGTTGCCAAAAAATTAAAAGAAGGTTTGGTTATCGGGGCGGACACAATTGTTGTCTTAAAAGGCCATATTATCGGTAAACCCGCCGATGAACTGCATTCAAGGGAGATTCTCAAAAAATTGAACGGAAGTTTCCATAAGGTTTATACCGGGATTGCGGTTATTGATTCAAAGACAAACCAGAAAAAAGTTGATTATGAAGTTAGCCGAGTAAAGATGCGGAAGTTAAGCGATACAGAAATAAATAAATTGGCCGGAAAGCATATGGATAAGGCCGGCGCTTATGCGGTACAGGAAAAGGATGACGCTTTTGTTGAAAAAATATTCGGAGATTACTATAATGTAGTAGGCCTTCCATATAAAAAGACTAAAAAGCTTTTGAAATATTTTAATATAAAACTTAAATAGTTTCTGTTGAAAAACTAACAGAAACTATGATTTCACAGATTAAAGGGCAGATTACACAGATTAAAGTCCGACGATAAGAACGGTGTAATCTTTTAGAAATCTGTGTAATCAGTGCTTGTTGATGACTTTTTCAACAAGCACTAAATAATGCCCGTTAAATTAAATTGTGAGGTGTTATGAATAAAAGAAAATTTGTTCAATTATCGCAGCTGGTTGATATGTCAAGCCCGACGGCGATCTTAGAAGAGGTAAAATATAATTTTATTCAGCATTATCCTATTCACGAGTTTCTTAAGGTAAGGATGGCTTTTCGGGATTTTCTTGATTTTTATGAAGGGAGATATCCGGGATATAAAGCCTGCAATACAAAATTTCACGACATGTCCCACATAACAGACTGCCTGCTGGCGATATCAAGATTAATTGACGGGTATAACATAAATCATTTTATAAATAAATTGCCCTGCGAAAGCGTTGTAATAGCTCTGATCGCTACAATATTTCATGATGCCGGCTACATTCAAACCGTTGATGATAATGAAGGAACGGGGGCAAAGTACACATTAGTTCACGTTAAACGAAGCGCGGATTTTGTAAAAAAATATTTTAAAGAACTAGGGTACAGCGAAAAAGATGCAATTGCCGCTGGGAATATGATCGGCTGCACGGGAGTAGTCCCTGATGTCCAAACTATAAAATTCCAGAACAAAGTAGAAAAAAATTTGGGATATATACTTGGGACAGCCGACATTTTGGGGCAGATGGCTTCAAGGACCTATCTTGAAAAACTGATATTCCTTTACAACGAATTCAGGGAGGGGAACGTAAAAGGGTACACTAATGAACTTTCGCTTCTTGAAAAAACATTTAATTTTTATCACGAAATTCAGGACAGGCTGAAGAAAACGCTTAACAACATGGATAGGTATGCGGAGTATCACTTTAATAAAAGGTATAAAATCCATTTGAATATGTACCGCATTTCTATTGATGAGCAGATGAAATATTTAAAGAAGATATTAACTACACACAGGAATGAATATAGGAATATGCTGCGAAGAAAAGCGTAGGCGTT is a window encoding:
- a CDS encoding Flp family type IVb pilin, which encodes MIKNFLKDERGQGMTEYILIVALIAIAAIVVVRLFGSQIMRLFTESTTKLEGVHP
- a CDS encoding DUF4321 domain-containing protein; amino-acid sequence: MGKNVIWFILVIVVGALLGSFLGKFIGIAIPQGPIRDLFIADLTAGLSPATLDLRIIEITLGCMLKINLLAIIGIICSALLFKKFSK
- a CDS encoding Maf family protein; amino-acid sequence: MTKRRLCFIEEGYGGFRIKKGTAIKGVKSPVILASVSPRRIALLKQWGLKFKIIPSHIKEHTLLKKPSFIVKELALRKAESVAKKLKEGLVIGADTIVVLKGHIIGKPADELHSREILKKLNGSFHKVYTGIAVIDSKTNQKKVDYEVSRVKMRKLSDTEINKLAGKHMDKAGAYAVQEKDDAFVEKIFGDYYNVVGLPYKKTKKLLKYFNIKLK